The DNA region actccctaccacactgcATAGTaaatacccttgagcaaggcacctcaccccacactgctccagggactttaaccaataccctgtaaagaaCTCTAAGTCTCGCTGGATAAAAGCGCAAGCCAAGTGTAatggaaatgtaatgtaatcagggtTGTCGTTCAGGGGGTaatgtgtgactgagttaccagtaTATAGGGGCGCCACACATAATCCAATTTATGTAGATATGGTTGGGGGGACCATTGAAgccgattgtacatagggcccacaatgtgcTGGTACGCCCctgaatgtactgtaatgtaactaCACTATTAGGCCACAAGTCTGGCAGGAGAGACCGGGGACAACTATTACCGGGACCGAGACTGGGGACAATACTCTTCTTTCCAATTAAGCTTACCTTATTAATGAAAACCATGTCAGCTAAAAGTTACCATCACTGATTAAACTGTATGTTTGAAATGAATATCACACTCGGTGAGAATAGTATAACAGAAATAGGGCTAAAGCCAAacatcgattttttttttacaaaaggtttttttttcagttaaatCCTGAACAATTGATGAAATATTACTCATGTTGTCTGCCTGATGGGGCATCCAACAGGGCATGTACAATGTGTGTATCTAGTTTGTAAAAGAGAAGAAATAGTAGATTGTGCAACCATGTCCCTAGTCTCCCTTACATTTTTTTACCACACCAACAAGAAGAACAGGACGAGACGCCATCAATTCTTCAACCATTATAAAGATTGACTTACTTTGCCTCTTCAGAGTCCTTCAAGATGTAGTCGCACACTTTGCTCTTCTGGGCAAGGTCTTTTTGTAAAGACTCTATTTCTCTGGTCCAGGCCTCTTTTTCATCTGATATTGAAAAGAATAAAATGCATTATACCTTACATCAATATCATTATATCTTTATATCTTAATAGCTTACATTATATCGTTATATCATACATACTCATTATATCTTACATTCAGTCTGTGCCTGAGTCCAGTTTCATGTGTTCTACTCTGTAATGTTGCTAAAATGTAGCAAACAGCGCCCTCTTGTGTTCTTATCTGTGTAATGTATGGTGCTTGATTCTGCTACCACTAAAGGCACATTAATCTCGTTATAATTAAATGATGTGTAGTCTGCGTGTCATGACTTCAACTTACTGTTCAGAGTGTTCTGATCAGCCTCTAGGTTGGCAAGTTCATCAGCTGTTCTTTTCTGtcgaagaaaacacacacacacacacacacacacacacacacacacacacacacacacacacacacacacacacacacacacacacacacacacacacacacacacagagtgaaccagcggcagagtacacacacacacacacacacacacacacacacacacacacacacacacacacacacacacacacacacacacacacacacacacacacacagagtgaaccaGCGGCAGAGTAACAGAAATACAACCACAACAGTGAATTGCAAGAGCAACCCAATCATGCTGCATTTTGCTTCTTTGGAGAATAATATAGGCAATATTTATCCCTGCATATCAGCAGAccttctgtaggcctatgccagttcaccttgtaggcctatattaaaaaaaatCCAGGGAATCAAGACAGAGATTGAACATGTGTAGCATATCGTAGCCTCTAGCCCACagtaggtacagtacagtacagtgtgtcagAAATTCCTGAGAATTATCCTCTACAGGTGATGGGAAATAAGTGGACCCCTGCTTCTTTCAATATGTTAAAGCAATCAACAGGCTATCGCCTAATCCCAAATTCAACAACGAACACCTTTCGTCTTTCTTTGTGTAGCTCCCAAGTAGCATCATGAAGTTATTACAAGGATTGTATTTTCTGTTACTGCTTTTTATAAATCGCTTTACGCACCAAACGTGCGTAACGCTCGCTCGGGCGAACCTGTTCTTACCGTCTCCCCTTGACACTCTTCGGCGTCGTGCCTCGCGGCCGCAGCTTGGTTTTGTTTGTTCTGAATGGCCGTTTTCACCTCTTCAATCATTTTTTTCTTCGACTCCAGGTTACTTTTGTCTTTGGACAAGTTATCCACGACCTCAGTCAATACATCTTTGGTCACTTTGTTTTTGATCTCTTCGAAGTTGGCTTCCTTTGCCAGCGAGACCTCTTGGATTTTTTTCTTGTGGATTAAGATGGTCAGGCTTACGGTGCCGGCCAACATCACCACAATGAAAAAAATGCCGCACCTCATGATATTGGAACTAGGGAGAAACGACCAGAATGTTCACTTCACCTGTGTGGCAATGCGAAACTGGAAAAGGCAGCGGCTCCTCTCTTTCATACGCAGCTGCTTTCTTCATGCGGGAAAACCTCAACCGCCTGACACACTATATCCGAAATTTTGCGAGTTTGTTTACGTAGATAATGCCTTTCAGACGCAGCGATTTAGAGAGGACAGCTTATCCCGTCTCATTGCCTGTAATGAGGTATCCTAACCTGTCGCGCCTCCACTGCCGTCATGCGTCGTGGAACCGGATAAAGAGGCGTCACCTTCACTGAAGAAATCCACCTGTTGCCACCCCTCGGCCATCACTTGTTCTGTAGGCTCATGAAAGTGGTTAAAAAGCgtgtgccaaatgcaatgtaatgtatatatatatatatatatatatatatatatatatatatatatatatattagctaTCAGATAGGCCTGGACGAGTTTGAAAGTAcaaccaaagattctctgttctattaagaacgtctctggtacAACCCCTATCCAAGTCATTTATTACACACTAGATTCATAGTAAtaactgttaattcaacacctcgATATTCTATTTAACACAttattctagagtgtatttgatccCATAACACTGTGTGAGTGTTGTATCAACACTGTATTTTACTGTGTATAAACCCAAAGGCGCGGTTGGACAGCACTCCCAACAGCATGAAAGGCTGTTGTGTGTTGGGTATCTTTATTCTGA from Engraulis encrasicolus isolate BLACKSEA-1 chromosome 5, IST_EnEncr_1.0, whole genome shotgun sequence includes:
- the zgc:174935 gene encoding uncharacterized protein zgc:174935; the protein is MRCGIFFIVVMLAGTVSLTILIHKKKIQEVSLAKEANFEEIKNKVTKDVLTEVVDNLSKDKSNLESKKKMIEEVKTAIQNKQNQAAAARHDAEECQGETKRTADELANLEADQNTLNNEKEAWTREIESLQKDLAQKSKVCDYILKDSEEAKKLCGEAAEPKKEEPKKEEEKKVEEKKEEPKKEEGQAEEPPKLPEEPPKPPAEPAKAR